The following are encoded in a window of Fibrobacter sp. UWEL genomic DNA:
- a CDS encoding pseudouridine synthase translates to MSTVILFNKPFGVLSQFTPESGHPALDTFGFPAGVYAAGRLDHDSEGALLLTDNGKLIKKLLDPKFEHPRTYLAQVDGQITEEAVRRLSAGVDIKGYHTKPCKARIVEAPDWIWDRNPPVRFRANIPTSWVELTLIEGKNRQVRHMTAAVGFPTLRLVRVKIGNIPLGNLLPGEWKIITDRVI, encoded by the coding sequence ATGTCTACCGTCATTCTGTTCAACAAGCCTTTTGGCGTTTTAAGCCAGTTTACGCCGGAGTCGGGCCACCCCGCTCTAGATACTTTCGGCTTTCCCGCCGGCGTGTATGCCGCAGGCCGCTTGGACCATGACAGCGAAGGCGCCTTGTTGCTTACGGACAACGGCAAGCTCATCAAGAAACTGCTGGACCCCAAGTTTGAACACCCCCGCACCTACCTAGCGCAGGTCGATGGTCAGATTACAGAAGAAGCCGTACGCCGCCTCTCCGCCGGAGTAGACATCAAGGGATATCACACAAAGCCTTGCAAGGCACGCATCGTGGAAGCTCCAGACTGGATCTGGGACCGCAATCCGCCGGTCCGTTTCCGCGCAAACATTCCCACCAGCTGGGTGGAACTGACCCTTATTGAGGGAAAAAACCGCCAGGTCCGCCACATGACCGCCGCCGTGGGCTTCCCCACCCTACGCCTGGTCCGAGTAAAAATCGGCAACATTCCCCTTGGTAATTTGCTGCCTGGAGAATGGAAAATCATCACAGACAGGGTGATTTAG
- a CDS encoding pectate lyase — protein sequence MNQLTKIFAGIAFGAILATSASAASYGPALPLSGWATQNGGTTGGANYGSVTVSNVSDLKSYAKAGNKTIYIKPGTYAGTIEVGSNVTLYGYPGVVITQPSKGSGIKISGSKNVIIRNISVQGVGAVDEDDEDCLQINHESKNVWIDHVHVYDGHDGNMDIVNQSDYITVSWSKFTYTSKSKNHQFSNLFGNSDSKTADANALKITAHHNWWGDGVKERMPRVRFGQVHVVNNLFTSSAASYCVRAGMKANIRVENNVFIGVKNPLDYNNQSKEDAKVSMIGNYYEKTSGNTTGQGTAFTPSYKMGVTDVSTQAKAYALRDSIQNYAGPTLPAPGSSEVTPISSSSSAKSSSSVAASSSSAKSSSSVAPVSGEASLTKHGAGSSTQTVAAGSAIDELYFTIVGATGATVTGLPEGVSGTLKGSDFYISGTVSAKAASGNYNWTVTTTGGSTTATKSGTFTVTGGSAPAVSSSSAVSSSSVQVTEPVEVSSSSAIAPASSSSVPAAVSSSSQVIEPVEASSSSIEATEPVEVSSSSQVTEPAEESSSSSDADLAIHQVATQHFSVSVAGRSLVVYGAAGKTLNVMDMQGRLMMGKLVQTNNFDVNLPHAGTYLVRVGNSAKRITIK from the coding sequence ATGAATCAACTGACTAAAATTTTCGCAGGAATCGCCTTTGGCGCAATCCTCGCAACCTCCGCTTCCGCCGCCTCTTACGGCCCCGCCCTTCCTCTCTCTGGCTGGGCCACTCAGAATGGTGGAACCACCGGCGGCGCCAACTACGGCTCCGTCACCGTTAGCAACGTGAGCGACTTGAAGTCTTACGCCAAGGCAGGCAACAAGACCATCTATATCAAGCCGGGCACCTACGCTGGCACCATCGAAGTGGGCAGCAACGTGACCCTCTACGGTTATCCGGGCGTGGTCATCACCCAGCCCTCCAAGGGCAGCGGCATCAAGATTTCCGGTTCCAAGAACGTGATCATTCGTAACATCTCCGTGCAGGGCGTTGGCGCCGTTGACGAAGACGACGAAGACTGCCTGCAGATCAATCACGAATCCAAGAACGTGTGGATTGACCATGTCCACGTTTACGATGGTCACGACGGTAACATGGATATCGTGAACCAGTCCGACTATATTACCGTTTCCTGGAGCAAGTTCACCTACACCTCCAAGTCTAAAAACCATCAGTTCTCCAACTTGTTCGGCAATAGCGATTCCAAGACAGCAGATGCAAACGCACTGAAGATTACCGCACACCATAACTGGTGGGGCGACGGCGTCAAGGAACGTATGCCCCGCGTCCGTTTCGGTCAGGTTCATGTGGTAAACAACCTGTTCACCAGTTCCGCAGCAAGCTACTGCGTCCGCGCCGGCATGAAGGCCAACATCCGCGTGGAAAACAACGTCTTTATCGGAGTCAAGAATCCTCTGGATTATAACAACCAGTCCAAGGAAGACGCCAAGGTTTCCATGATCGGAAACTACTACGAAAAAACTTCCGGCAACACCACCGGTCAGGGCACTGCATTTACTCCGTCTTACAAGATGGGCGTTACCGACGTAAGCACCCAGGCAAAGGCATATGCACTCCGCGACTCCATCCAGAATTACGCAGGTCCCACCCTGCCGGCTCCAGGCTCTAGCGAAGTCACCCCGATTTCCAGCTCTTCCAGCGCCAAGAGCTCTAGCTCCGTCGCAGCCTCCAGTTCTTCCGCAAAGTCCAGCAGTTCCGTGGCACCGGTTTCTGGTGAAGCCAGCTTGACCAAGCACGGCGCAGGTTCTTCCACCCAGACTGTTGCAGCAGGCAGCGCCATTGACGAACTTTACTTCACCATCGTAGGCGCCACCGGCGCAACCGTCACTGGACTTCCCGAAGGTGTCAGCGGCACCTTGAAGGGCTCTGACTTCTACATTTCCGGTACAGTCTCTGCGAAGGCAGCCTCCGGCAATTACAACTGGACTGTTACAACCACCGGCGGAAGCACAACCGCAACCAAGAGCGGAACCTTCACCGTCACTGGCGGCAGCGCACCTGCAGTATCTTCTAGCAGTGCGGTTTCCTCCAGCAGCGTCCAGGTCACTGAGCCTGTCGAAGTGTCCAGCAGCTCCGCAATCGCCCCCGCATCTAGCAGCAGCGTTCCCGCAGCAGTCTCTAGTTCTTCCCAGGTCATCGAGCCTGTTGAAGCATCCAGCAGCTCCATCGAAGCAACTGAACCTGTCGAAGTATCCAGTTCTTCCCAAGTCACTGAACCCGCCGAAGAATCCAGCTCCTCTAGCGATGCAGACCTAGCCATCCATCAGGTGGCAACGCAGCACTTCAGCGTATCTGTCGCAGGTCGTTCTCTGGTCGTTTACGGCGCCGCAGGCAAAACCCTTAACGTAATGGACATGCAGGGTCGCCTTATGATGGGCAAGCTTGTCCAGACCAACAACTTCGATGTGAATCTCCCCCACGCAGGTACTTACCTGGTCCGTGTAGGCAACTCTGCCAAGAGAATCACAATCAAGTAA
- the rpsA gene encoding 30S ribosomal protein S1, with the protein MANTIKFGTQADLEEILAAEAECGADFRKANADVYAGMGCLEQGKLVTGKISQVNEQEVLVDVNYKSEGVIDRAEFKDTDSLELGSEIEVFVEKLEDEDGRLILSKQKADFVRVWDRIHAAFENNEVVKGTLTKRIKGGVVVDLFGIDAFLPGSQIDLRQIPDINALIGQDFDLKVIKVNKARRNIVVSRRVVLEEERNKQRGDVLETLEKNQVRKGIVKNITDFGAFIDLGGVDGLLHITDMSYKRINHPTEMVQLGQEVEVMVLDFNDKKERISLGMKQLKPHPWKDIAERYPEGAIVKGKVVSITDYGAFIELDSGVEGLIHVSEMSWTQHVKHPSKILTVGQEVEAVVLKVEEEAERISLGMKQLESDPWDSIETELPPGARVVGEIRNIASFGAFVEIKEGVDGLIHVSDMSWTKKITHPNEMVKKGDKVECVVLAVDKEKRRISLSMKHLTEDPWDSIDSTYPANSEVKGKIVRMLDRGVVVELAEGIEGFVPVSKLTAEYIKVPADAFKVGDEVPAVVTEIDQNNRKIFLSVVDYFKNRESAELKAWMDSHKPGENGTTIGDAAPKAKKSAKKEA; encoded by the coding sequence ATGGCAAATACAATCAAATTCGGTACCCAGGCTGACCTCGAAGAAATCCTCGCTGCTGAAGCAGAATGCGGCGCAGACTTCCGCAAGGCTAACGCAGACGTCTATGCTGGCATGGGTTGCCTCGAACAGGGCAAGCTCGTCACCGGTAAGATCTCTCAGGTGAACGAACAGGAAGTTCTCGTTGACGTGAACTACAAGTCCGAAGGCGTGATCGATCGCGCAGAATTCAAGGACACCGACTCCCTGGAACTTGGCTCCGAAATCGAAGTTTTTGTTGAAAAGCTCGAAGATGAAGACGGCCGTCTCATCCTCTCCAAGCAGAAGGCTGACTTTGTTCGCGTATGGGATCGCATCCATGCTGCATTCGAAAACAACGAAGTTGTCAAGGGCACCCTCACCAAGCGCATCAAGGGCGGCGTAGTTGTCGACCTGTTTGGTATCGACGCCTTCCTGCCGGGTTCTCAGATCGACCTCCGTCAGATCCCCGACATCAACGCTCTCATCGGCCAGGATTTCGACCTCAAGGTTATCAAGGTCAACAAGGCTCGTCGCAACATCGTCGTTTCTCGCCGTGTTGTTCTCGAAGAAGAACGCAACAAGCAGCGTGGCGACGTTCTCGAAACCCTCGAAAAGAATCAGGTTCGCAAGGGTATCGTCAAGAACATCACCGACTTCGGTGCATTCATTGACCTGGGCGGCGTAGATGGCCTCCTCCACATCACCGACATGAGCTACAAGCGCATCAACCACCCCACCGAAATGGTCCAGCTGGGTCAGGAAGTCGAAGTTATGGTTCTCGACTTCAACGACAAGAAGGAACGTATCTCTCTGGGCATGAAGCAGCTTAAGCCGCATCCCTGGAAGGACATCGCTGAACGTTACCCCGAAGGCGCAATCGTTAAGGGTAAGGTTGTTTCCATCACCGATTACGGTGCATTCATCGAACTGGATTCCGGCGTTGAAGGCCTCATCCACGTTTCCGAAATGTCCTGGACTCAGCACGTTAAGCACCCGTCCAAGATCCTCACCGTTGGTCAGGAAGTTGAAGCTGTCGTTCTCAAGGTTGAAGAAGAAGCAGAACGCATCTCTCTCGGCATGAAGCAGCTGGAATCTGATCCGTGGGATTCTATCGAAACCGAACTTCCCCCGGGCGCACGCGTGGTTGGTGAAATCCGCAACATCGCTTCCTTCGGCGCATTCGTCGAAATCAAGGAAGGTGTTGATGGCCTCATCCACGTTTCCGACATGTCTTGGACCAAGAAGATCACCCATCCGAACGAAATGGTCAAGAAGGGTGACAAGGTTGAATGCGTCGTTCTCGCTGTCGATAAGGAAAAGCGTCGCATTTCTCTGTCCATGAAGCACCTCACCGAAGATCCGTGGGATTCCATCGATTCCACCTACCCGGCAAACTCCGAAGTCAAGGGCAAGATCGTTCGTATGCTTGACCGTGGCGTAGTTGTTGAACTGGCTGAAGGTATCGAAGGCTTCGTGCCCGTTTCCAAGCTCACCGCTGAATACATCAAGGTTCCTGCCGATGCATTCAAGGTTGGCGACGAGGTTCCGGCCGTTGTTACCGAAATCGATCAGAACAACCGCAAGATCTTCCTCTCTGTGGTCGATTACTTCAAGAATCGCGAATCCGCAGAACTGAAGGCTTGGATGGACTCTCATAAGCCCGGCGAAAACGGCACCACCATCGGTGACGCAGCTCCCAAGGCTAAGAAGTCCGCTAAGAAGGAAGCTTAA
- the cmk gene encoding (d)CMP kinase — protein sequence MSNSENFVIALDGGSGTGKSTTAKIIAKKLGITYLDTGSMYRAVTFAALEKGIPAEEGPAMDELLKNLNLSFDSENHILIDGVSYESDIRGMRVSSNVSIYCALPSVRRAMTDKQRQIGAVSSCILDGRDIGTVVFPNAKYKFFLVTDVKVRAERRYKELLERGEKVTLEDVLQNLVERDRLDSSRATAPLKKADDAIEIDTTQTSIEQQVQKILDYVGVVA from the coding sequence ATGAGTAATTCTGAAAATTTTGTAATCGCCCTGGACGGCGGTAGCGGTACCGGTAAGAGCACAACGGCAAAGATTATTGCCAAGAAGTTGGGCATCACCTACCTGGACACTGGTTCCATGTACCGTGCGGTTACCTTCGCAGCTCTCGAAAAGGGCATTCCTGCAGAAGAAGGTCCTGCCATGGACGAATTGCTCAAGAATCTCAATCTTAGCTTTGATTCTGAAAACCACATCCTCATCGACGGTGTTTCCTACGAGTCTGACATTCGCGGTATGCGTGTCTCCAGCAATGTGAGCATCTACTGCGCCTTGCCGTCTGTCCGTCGTGCCATGACCGACAAGCAGCGCCAGATCGGTGCCGTTTCCAGCTGCATTCTGGATGGTCGCGATATCGGTACCGTGGTTTTCCCCAACGCCAAGTACAAGTTTTTCCTGGTCACCGATGTGAAGGTCCGTGCGGAACGCCGCTATAAGGAACTGCTGGAACGCGGTGAAAAGGTTACTCTGGAGGACGTACTGCAGAACCTGGTCGAACGTGACCGTCTGGACTCCTCTCGAGCAACGGCCCCCCTCAAGAAGGCCGATGACGCTATTGAAATTGACACTACACAAACCTCAATTGAACAACAGGTTCAAAAAATTCTCGACTACGTAGGTGTAGTGGCGTAG
- a CDS encoding ATP-binding protein, whose amino-acid sequence MSENAEKFEKQNTDRQLYEMALNATAASYIAMFVLDMEDNTFTHVKSSENINAMIGKLGITDFRKALPIIFNYLTDPSSQKEVALFTDASTINERLKDVNNISIDYLSRFMGWCRATMIVMNRHEDGTIQKLLLNVENIEDARREYELQTGIINVLAENFTNILTVNVNTHAARVYRTSGKAIAVDESLKTVGTYDDAFKTFVINNVHEDDREPALVGCDFDNVVAHLRKEETFVYHFRMMLNNVPHYYFMKAVRLGDAEKFETFVVGFACEDKEKEQERQALEQQKLLEKALVDAEQANKSKSTFLFNMSHDIRTPMNAILGFANLMGKAKDDPQKILEYSTKLKTAGSYLLELINGVLEMARIESGSIELHETPTSLFDVASQMGIVFNEEFRKKDLRTVRRISLSNPYVLCDSVKIQEILLNIASNAIKYTPEGGEIKYSLRDYPCDKPGYRKYVIAIEDNGIGISKEFLPHVFDSFSREKSVTENRIKGTGLGMGITKKLVDLMGGDIQVESTLGEGTKITVTIELKTVEKSAISKKNDIIPDREQFLYHRVLLAEDNVLNREIAGEILKELGMFVDFVEDGVQCVSAIRHAKPNHYDLILMDIQMPNMDGLKATSVIRRMTDPAKANIPIIAMTANVFEEDRRKALNAGMNGFTSKPIETEKLYSEIAKVLGKKIS is encoded by the coding sequence ATGAGTGAAAACGCAGAGAAATTTGAAAAACAGAACACAGACCGTCAATTATACGAGATGGCCCTAAATGCAACGGCCGCCTCCTATATCGCCATGTTCGTTCTGGATATGGAAGACAACACCTTTACTCATGTAAAGTCTTCCGAAAATATCAATGCCATGATTGGGAAATTGGGTATTACCGATTTTAGAAAGGCTCTTCCCATCATTTTCAATTATCTCACCGACCCGAGTTCCCAAAAAGAAGTCGCCCTTTTTACAGACGCATCGACCATCAACGAACGCCTCAAAGACGTCAACAACATATCCATCGACTACCTGAGCCGTTTCATGGGCTGGTGCCGAGCCACCATGATCGTGATGAACCGTCATGAAGACGGAACGATCCAAAAGCTTCTTCTGAATGTGGAAAACATTGAAGACGCCCGACGGGAATACGAACTCCAGACAGGAATTATCAACGTCCTCGCCGAAAACTTCACCAACATTTTAACCGTAAACGTCAATACTCACGCCGCCCGTGTTTACAGAACATCAGGCAAAGCAATTGCGGTGGACGAATCTCTAAAAACCGTCGGAACCTACGACGACGCTTTCAAAACATTTGTCATCAACAACGTTCACGAAGACGATCGCGAGCCAGCCCTAGTTGGCTGTGATTTTGACAATGTGGTCGCACACCTCCGCAAGGAAGAAACATTCGTCTATCATTTCAGAATGATGCTGAACAATGTCCCGCACTACTATTTCATGAAAGCAGTGCGATTGGGAGACGCAGAAAAATTTGAAACATTTGTCGTCGGCTTTGCCTGCGAAGATAAAGAAAAGGAACAGGAAAGGCAAGCCCTAGAACAACAAAAGCTTCTGGAAAAAGCTCTTGTTGATGCAGAACAGGCCAACAAGTCTAAAAGCACTTTCCTTTTCAACATGAGTCACGATATCCGAACTCCCATGAATGCAATTCTCGGGTTCGCCAATCTGATGGGGAAAGCGAAGGACGATCCCCAAAAGATTCTGGAATACTCTACAAAACTAAAGACCGCCGGTTCCTACCTGCTAGAGCTTATTAACGGCGTTCTGGAAATGGCCCGTATTGAAAGCGGTTCTATTGAGCTACACGAAACCCCCACCAGTCTATTTGATGTAGCAAGTCAAATGGGAATCGTGTTCAACGAAGAATTCCGCAAAAAGGATCTCCGTACCGTACGTAGAATTTCGCTTAGCAATCCTTATGTACTCTGCGATTCCGTCAAGATTCAGGAAATTCTTCTAAACATCGCTAGTAACGCAATCAAGTATACCCCTGAGGGGGGTGAAATTAAGTATTCCTTACGCGATTATCCCTGCGATAAGCCAGGCTATCGTAAGTATGTAATCGCCATCGAAGATAACGGCATTGGAATTTCCAAGGAATTCCTTCCCCACGTATTCGACAGCTTCTCTCGAGAAAAGAGCGTTACAGAAAATCGCATCAAGGGTACCGGCCTAGGCATGGGCATTACCAAGAAATTGGTGGACTTGATGGGTGGAGACATTCAAGTCGAAAGCACCCTTGGAGAAGGCACTAAAATCACCGTCACCATCGAGCTTAAAACTGTTGAAAAGTCCGCCATATCCAAAAAGAACGACATCATCCCCGATAGGGAACAATTCCTCTATCACCGAGTTCTTCTTGCCGAGGATAACGTACTCAACCGTGAAATCGCAGGGGAAATCCTAAAGGAACTAGGCATGTTTGTAGACTTCGTCGAAGACGGCGTCCAATGTGTCAGTGCCATAAGGCACGCCAAGCCCAACCACTACGATCTCATCTTGATGGACATTCAAATGCCCAACATGGACGGTCTTAAAGCAACATCCGTCATACGTCGCATGACAGACCCCGCCAAGGCGAATATCCCCATTATCGCCATGACGGCAAACGTCTTTGAAGAGGATCGCCGAAAAGCCTTAAATGCGGGCATGAACGGATTCACCTCCAAGCCCATTGAAACCGAAAAGCTTTATTCAGAAATCGCCAAAGTCCTTGGCAAAAAAATCTCTTAA
- a CDS encoding fumarate hydratase, which translates to MAFKYEATVQHTGDTTEYVNLGKEGVSVAEFEGKKILKVSKEALTKIAQAAFEEVSFRLRPAHTQKVAKILQDPEASDNDKFVALTLLKNACVAAKGVLPFCQDTGTAICVAHKGQQVWTGCDDFEAISEGIYNAYTTKNLRYSQIAPLTMYEEKNTACNLPAQIDVHAEEGADMKFLFVAKGGGSANKTYYWPMTKALLTPKNLEKFISEKVKTLGTAACPPYHLAIVIGGTSAEMNTHTVKLASCGYYDDLPTTGSEGGRMFRDVEMEEKVLHICQKTGIGAQFGGKYLVHDVRVIRCPRHAASCPVSIGVSCSADRNIKAKIDENGLWLEKMEHNPEQYLPKGEAKIAAAVEIDLDRPMKDVCAELTKYPVATRLNLKGTMIVARDMAHAKIAEILDKQEAGQELSDIEKKVLEVVSNHPIYYAGPAKTPEGMPTGSFGPTTAGRMDPYVMRFQSKGHSMIMVAKGNRSQDVTDACQKFGGFYLGSIGGPAAILAEQNILSNDIVAFPELGMEAIRKITIKDFPAFILVDDKGNDFFKGLL; encoded by the coding sequence ATGGCATTCAAGTACGAAGCAACCGTACAGCACACCGGTGACACCACCGAATACGTCAACCTGGGTAAGGAAGGCGTTTCCGTCGCTGAATTCGAAGGCAAGAAGATTCTGAAGGTTTCTAAGGAAGCCCTCACCAAGATCGCTCAGGCCGCATTCGAAGAAGTCAGCTTCCGTCTCCGTCCGGCTCACACTCAGAAGGTGGCCAAGATCCTTCAGGATCCCGAAGCTTCCGATAACGACAAGTTTGTGGCTCTCACCCTTCTGAAGAATGCCTGCGTTGCTGCAAAGGGCGTGCTTCCGTTCTGCCAGGATACCGGTACCGCAATCTGCGTCGCCCACAAGGGCCAGCAGGTCTGGACTGGCTGCGATGATTTCGAAGCTATCTCCGAAGGTATCTACAATGCCTATACCACCAAGAATCTCCGCTACAGCCAGATCGCTCCTCTGACCATGTACGAAGAAAAGAACACCGCTTGCAACCTGCCTGCCCAGATCGACGTCCACGCCGAAGAAGGTGCCGACATGAAGTTCCTCTTTGTTGCAAAGGGCGGTGGCTCTGCTAACAAGACTTACTACTGGCCCATGACCAAGGCACTCCTCACCCCGAAGAACCTGGAAAAGTTCATCTCCGAAAAGGTGAAGACCTTGGGTACTGCTGCTTGCCCGCCGTACCACCTGGCCATCGTTATCGGCGGTACCTCTGCCGAAATGAATACTCACACTGTCAAGCTGGCTAGCTGCGGTTACTACGACGATCTTCCGACCACCGGTTCCGAAGGCGGCCGTATGTTCCGCGACGTGGAAATGGAAGAAAAGGTTCTCCACATCTGCCAGAAGACTGGCATTGGCGCTCAGTTCGGCGGCAAGTACCTGGTCCACGACGTTCGCGTGATCCGTTGCCCCCGTCATGCTGCAAGCTGCCCGGTTTCTATCGGCGTTAGCTGCTCTGCTGACCGTAACATCAAGGCTAAGATCGACGAAAACGGTCTGTGGCTCGAAAAGATGGAACACAATCCGGAACAGTACCTGCCCAAGGGCGAAGCAAAGATCGCAGCCGCTGTGGAAATCGATCTTGACCGCCCCATGAAGGATGTTTGCGCCGAACTCACCAAGTACCCGGTTGCTACCCGCCTGAACCTGAAGGGCACCATGATTGTGGCTCGCGACATGGCTCACGCTAAGATCGCAGAAATCCTCGACAAGCAGGAAGCTGGTCAGGAACTCTCCGACATCGAAAAGAAGGTTCTGGAAGTTGTTTCCAACCATCCGATTTACTACGCCGGTCCGGCTAAGACTCCGGAAGGCATGCCCACTGGTTCCTTCGGTCCTACCACTGCTGGCCGAATGGACCCGTACGTGATGCGCTTCCAGAGCAAGGGTCACTCCATGATCATGGTTGCCAAGGGTAACCGTTCTCAGGATGTTACCGACGCTTGCCAGAAGTTCGGCGGCTTCTACCTGGGCTCCATCGGCGGTCCGGCTGCAATCCTCGCTGAACAGAACATCTTGAGCAACGACATCGTGGCCTTCCCGGAACTGGGCATGGAAGCAATCCGCAAGATCACCATCAAGGACTTCCCGGCATTCATCCTGGTGGATGACAAGGGCAACGACTTCTTCAAGGGTCTGCTGTAA
- a CDS encoding TraB/GumN family protein, with translation MTENADIYRIKKDNREIILVGTAHISQASKELVRQTIETETPDTVCVELDEGRLASIKDPDRWKKTDLRQIIKNKQLGTLIANLVLGSYQKRMGDQTGVKPGAELKEAVDVAEAAGHELVLADRDIKITLKRTWACTPWYRKLSLLGGLFGSIFDKTEVSEEELAKIKEQDALNSMMQEFGKTFPEVKQVLIDERDQFLASKIKNAPGDKVVAVVGAGHMRGIASIIEEEKELPSEESISIIPKGAPIWKIIGWAIPIAIIASIIAVGVHAGAEKAGALSLQWAMLTGGGAMLGTIIAGGHPLTILVALVAAPFTGLTPLIGVGFFTALTQVYMRPPRVSEMETLSDDIWQVKRWWKNRVTRVILCFLCPGIPAIIGKILAIFNIYQAL, from the coding sequence ATGACTGAAAACGCAGATATTTACCGAATCAAGAAAGACAACCGCGAAATTATTCTCGTGGGAACAGCCCACATCTCGCAGGCATCCAAGGAACTGGTTCGGCAGACCATCGAAACGGAAACACCAGACACCGTTTGCGTTGAACTTGACGAAGGCCGACTGGCCTCCATCAAGGACCCGGACCGCTGGAAAAAGACCGATTTACGCCAAATTATCAAAAATAAGCAGCTGGGAACCCTGATTGCCAACCTGGTACTAGGGTCCTACCAGAAGCGTATGGGCGACCAGACCGGCGTTAAGCCCGGAGCCGAACTGAAGGAAGCCGTAGACGTTGCGGAAGCCGCCGGTCATGAACTGGTTCTGGCAGACCGCGATATCAAGATTACCCTGAAGCGCACCTGGGCATGCACTCCCTGGTACCGCAAGCTGTCCCTGTTGGGCGGTCTCTTCGGAAGCATTTTCGACAAGACCGAGGTCAGTGAAGAAGAATTGGCCAAGATTAAGGAACAGGACGCCCTGAATTCCATGATGCAGGAGTTCGGCAAGACCTTCCCCGAAGTAAAGCAGGTCCTCATTGACGAAAGAGACCAGTTTCTGGCAAGCAAGATCAAGAACGCTCCTGGGGACAAGGTCGTAGCTGTTGTTGGCGCAGGTCATATGCGCGGTATCGCAAGCATTATCGAAGAAGAAAAGGAACTGCCCTCCGAGGAATCCATTAGCATTATCCCCAAGGGCGCTCCCATCTGGAAGATCATTGGCTGGGCCATCCCCATCGCCATTATCGCAAGTATTATCGCAGTGGGCGTACACGCAGGTGCCGAAAAGGCAGGAGCCCTTTCCCTCCAGTGGGCAATGCTTACCGGTGGTGGTGCCATGCTGGGAACCATTATCGCAGGTGGTCATCCCCTGACCATTCTAGTGGCGCTGGTCGCCGCTCCCTTCACAGGCCTCACCCCCTTGATTGGCGTGGGATTCTTTACCGCCCTCACCCAGGTTTACATGCGTCCGCCCCGAGTCTCCGAAATGGAAACCTTGTCCGACGACATCTGGCAGGTCAAGCGCTGGTGGAAGAATCGCGTCACCCGCGTGATTCTCTGCTTCCTGTGTCCGGGCATTCCCGCCATCATCGGAAAGATTCTGGCCATTTTCAACATCTACCAGGCCCTTTAA